Sequence from the Saccharopolyspora pogona genome:
CACCTCAGCGTTCGTCTGCGAGGTGTTGCGGGCTGGGATTAACACGGTGCCGGTCGGACAGGCCGAGGCGGCGCGCTCCATCGGGCTCGGCTTCGCCCAGTCGCTGACCAACGTGATCCTCCCCCAAGCCGTCCGTGCCGTGGTTCCGCCGCTGGTCAGCGTGCTGATCGCGCTGTTGAAGAACACGACCGTCGCGGCTGGGTTCAGCGTGGCAGAGGTCGGCTCGGTCATCCCGTTCCTCAACGAGCAGGGTGAGCCAACACTGAACGCCTTCGTGTGGATCGCCATCGGCTTCCTGATCCTGGTTATCCCGCTGACCCTGATCCAGCGCAGCTTCGAGAAACGGTGGAGCGTGGCCCGATGAGCAGCGTTCTGTTCGACACTCCCGGCCCGCGCGCCCGCGTGCGTAACCGGCTCATCAGCGTCGTCAGCGCCGTTGTGGTGCTTGCA
This genomic interval carries:
- a CDS encoding amino acid ABC transporter permease, whose translation is MNILVEYGDVLARGFLRTIELFLLAAAASLVLGTILATLRVSPVPALRAVGAGYVTLLRNTPLTLIFFFFVFAYPKLELIQFPFFTAAVIALTIYTSAFVCEVLRAGINTVPVGQAEAARSIGLGFAQSLTNVILPQAVRAVVPPLVSVLIALLKNTTVAAGFSVAEVGSVIPFLNEQGEPTLNAFVWIAIGFLILVIPLTLIQRSFEKRWSVAR